Proteins from a single region of Artemia franciscana chromosome 2, ASM3288406v1, whole genome shotgun sequence:
- the LOC136035007 gene encoding SET and MYND domain-containing protein 4-like yields the protein MKSSWQELLVGPLVEKIRDKIQAVKNEFQCSHSPEHVYGDESIFGSQIMKEISNVETKEIIFGWLNDCEPEKSAVEWKNMGNQYFKEKRYRESLGCYTKSADTSVGEDRAVAISNRSASLFFLEQYEDCLLDVESVYDLVPTMTKAKLDLRKSKCEMLIHKEKLIKNKNIDELPELLAGENKLITSMSAALTVPYSQTKGRHVITTKFVHAGDTLFKEQPYTAVLLAKNGLSHCSFCFRKVSEQYVVCRICGDAVYCDYECRKSDKSHDNECGLAPFLQSLGIAHLVWKIITGIGIEKLADVHDNCLLETVTNENIVHCYEDKENPYLSVLYLNSHILDMNSGDLAQYAMSALMLNLFLKLKTNVYAGFDDDIFNIVSNFFLRHICQMICNAHAITELSEDSNNESNLVLESQDRIATAIYPSASLMNHACDPTIINSFSGRTLIVRAVKDVKTGGEIFHCYGPHFARTPTPERRESLKLQYFFDCGCPYCTDPKLTDLNQRFFSFACTYCKGSLSIKKSKKAFCKDCGKEQNYCEQLEAESQALQLHREGIDGYKENKIETATFCFTKAFKLREKALYKHHLNLAETADWLARLLAMVGKYVECLQTLEIVLEGLRLRYGELSIEIGYEMRKRSDVLISALQNKNLDHKIKRKFFKKLRDSLELTVKIFEIHYGSWSDPYKEAKSRLEIFSGFNF from the coding sequence ATGAAATCTTCATGGCAAGAACTGCTTGTTGGTCCACTAGTTGAAAAAATCCGTGACAAAATACAAGCTGTGAAAAATGAATTCCAGTGCAGTCATAGTCCTGAACATGTATATGGAGATGAAAGTATCTTTGGATCACAGATAATGAAGGAAATATCTAATGTTGAAACTAAAGAGATAATATTTGGCTGGTTGAACGACTGTGAACCTGAAAAATCAGCAGTAGAATGGAAGAACATGGGAAATcagtattttaaagaaaaaagatacagGGAAAGTCTTGGCTGCTATACAAAAAGTGCAGATACTTCTGTTGGTGAAGATAGAGCTGTAGCCATAAGTAATCGGTCAGCATCTTTATTCTTTCTTGAACAATATGAGGACTGTCTTCTTGATGTTGAATCTGTGTATGATTTAGTTCCCACTATGACTAAAGCTAAACTTGATCTTCGAAAGAGCAAATGTGAAATGCTTATTCACAAAGAGAAAttgataaagaataaaaatattgatgagCTTCCAGAACTTTTAGCTggtgaaaacaaattaataactAGTATGTCAGCTGCACTTACTGTTCCATATTCACAAACTAAAGGAAGACATGTAATCACTACTAAATTTGTCCATGCTGGAGATACACTTTTTAAAGAGCAACCATATACAGCTGTCCTCCTTGCAAAAAATGGACTCAGTCATTGTTCGTTTTGCTTCAGGAAAGTATCGGAACAATATGTAGTGTGCAGAATCTGTGGTGATGCAGTATACTGTGATTATGAATGTAGAAAATCTGATAAATCACATGATAATGAGTGTGGTCTTGCACCCTTCCTTCAGTCATTAGGCATTGCTCATTTGGTTTGGAAGATTATCACTGGAATTGGAATTGAGAAATTGGCTGATGTACATGATAATTGTTTATTAGAAACagtaacaaatgaaaatattgtacACTGTTATGAAGACAAAGAAAATCCTTACCTTTCTGTGTTGTATCTAAATTCTCACATACTTGATATGAATTCTGGAGATTTAGCTCAGTATGCTATGAGTGCTTTGATGTTAAATCTATTTTTGAAGCTGAAGACAAATGTCTATGCTGGCTTTGATGATGATATATTTAATATagtgtcaaatttttttttgcgtcaCATCTGCCAAATGATTTGCAATGCTCACGCAATTACAGAACTATCTGAGGACTCAAATAATGAAAGCAACCTTGTTCTTGAATCTCAAGATCGTATTGCCACTGCCATATATCCAAGTGCATCATTAATGAATCATGCTTGCGATCCAACTATAATAAATTCATTTTCCGGAAGGACTTTGATTGTCCGTGCTGTAAAAGATGTCAAAACAGGAGGTGAAATCTTTCATTGTTATGGCCCTCATTTTGCACGCACACCAACTCCAGAAAGAAGGGAAAGCTTGAAATTGCAGTATTTCTTTGACTGTGGTTGTCCCTATTGCACTGACCCTAAGTTGACAGACTTGAATCAAAGGTTTTTTTCATTTGCATGTACTTATTGTAAAGGTTCACTTAgtattaaaaagtcaaaaaaagctttttgtaaAGACTGTGGGAAGGAGCAAAATTACTGTGAGCAACTAGAAGCAGAATCTCAAGCTTTACAGCTACATCGTGAAGGGATTGATGGgtataaagaaaataagattGAAACTGCTACATTTTGCTTTACAAAGGCCTTCAAATTGCGAGAAAAGGCACTGTATAAGCATCATTTAAATTTAGCAGAAACGGCAGATTGGCTTGCTCGCTTGCTTGCTATGGTTGGAAAGTATGTAGAGTGTTTACAAACATTGGAAATAGTCCTTGAGGGATTGAGACTAAGATATGGAGAGTTGAGTATAGAAATTGGTTATGAAATGAGGAAGAGGAGTGATGTTCTGATTAGTGCTCTCCAGAATAAGAATCTTGACCACAAgattaaaagaaagttttttaagaaattaagaGATTCTCTAGAACTTACAGTGAAGATATTTGAGATCCATTATGGGTCCTGGAGTGATCCATACAAAGAAGCCAAAAGTAGGCTTGAGATATTTtctggttttaatttttga
- the LOC136042234 gene encoding proteasomal ATPase-associated factor 1-like has protein sequence MKRIYNDFPIIKFIIYAMLSNRKDVMIVKLFLYRIKMPKIGIIQIQHDWDEVLKEKGKIWISFKYPGEIAVQGHVDFSGPMALASSGFEVIDFNACLLKLKHIESSVMCVFLSPKQKLDSVFKKSTDNLDVTSGGLGVATSSGSDINIFDTATGKVLRTLQGHLGEVRVVKFFPSGIVVLSGGADFQLKVWCAKTGSCAATFKGHSAAISDVGIVERGRNIVSVSKDGTAKLWDCGKSECIATVYAETGVITSCALLNAPNDFDLKFPSGTAHEREVGTEKKLLVLAKEDGSLICVSLFTRQVLFTRKMPSVINTVVSDSHLIYAGCDDGTIIVLNPSHHEEPRFLSQLCSSSVYSILPFKSGFISSHRDGTVIYIDFRNPLLHTQLTGSYCDPVLKVVTDGECVFTCCRDGVIRKFSAKAI, from the coding sequence ATGAAGAGGATATATAATGATTTTCCCATTATCAAATTTATCATATATGCTATGCTCTCTAACCGTAAAGACGTGATGATTGTTAAACTTTTCCTTTACAGGATAAAAATGCCAAAGATTGGTATAATCCAAATTCAGCACGATTGGGAcgaagttttaaaagaaaaggggAAGATTTGGATTTCTTTCAAGTATCCTGGGGAAATTGCAGTCCAGGggcatgttgatttttcaggCCCAATGGCTCTTGCTTCTAGTGGATTTGAAGTTATTGATTTCAATGCCTGTCTTCTTAAATTGAAACACATTGAATCGTCTGttatgtgtgtatttttgtctcCTAAACAAAAGCTTGATTCTGTCTTCAAAAAAAGCACGGACAATCTTGATGTGACAAGTGGTGGTTTGGGTGTAGCAACTAGTTCTGGCTCTGATATAAACATTTTTGATACTGCAACTGGAAAGGTTTTGAGAACACTTCAAGGTCATTTGGGTGAGGTTAGGGTAGTGAAGTTTTTTCCATCTGGAATTGTTGTTTTATCTGGTGGTGCTGACTTTCAGCTTAAAGTATGGTGTGCTAAGACTGGGTCTTGTGCAGCTACATTTAAAGGTCATTCAGCAGCCATTTCTGATGTAGGAATAGTTGAAAGAGGCCGTAATATTGTCAGTGTATCAAAAGATGGAACTGCCAAACTTTGGGATTGTGGCAAGTCTGAATGTATAGCCACAGTCTATGCAGAAACTGGAGTTATAACAAGTTGTGCCCTGCTTAATGCTCCAAATGATTTTGACTTGAAATTTCCAAGTGGTACAGCACATGAAAGGGAAGTTGGAACAGAGAAGAAGCTGCTAGTCTTGGCCAAAGAAGACGGGAGCCtaatttgtgtttctttatttactcGTCAAGTGCTTTTCACTAGAAAGATGCCATCAGTGATCAATACTGTTGTATCAGATAGCCACTTAATTTATGCAGGATGTGATGATGGAACCataattgttttaaatcccTCTCATCATGAGGAACCACGTTTTCTTAGTCAGCTATGCTCCAGTTCGGTCTATTCCATCCTTCCATTTAAGTCAGGATTCATTTCGTCTCACAGGGATGGCACTGTGATCTATATCGATTTTAGGAACCCATTATTACATACTCAGTTGACAGGGTCTTATTGTGATCCCGTCCTTAAAGTTGTAACTGATGGAGAATGTGTGTTCACATGTTGTAGGGATGGTGTTATTCGTAAATTCAGTGCGAAAgctatttaa
- the LOC136042251 gene encoding large ribosomal subunit protein eL31-like — protein sequence MVKEKREKKRKSTINEVVTRDYTINVHKRIHGVGYKRRAPRAVKEIKKFAEKQMNTKDVRIDTRLNKFIWSQGIRNVPFRIRVRLSRRRNEDEDSPHKLYTMVTFIPVSSFKNLQTENVEVSEE from the exons aTGGTTAAGGAGAAGCGTGAAAAGAAGCGAAAATCCACCATCAATGAAGTCGTCACTCGTGATTACACCATCAATGTGCATAAGAGAATCCATGGAGTAGGTTACAAAAGGCGAGCACCTCGTGCTGTTaaagaaattaagaaatttgCCGAAAAACAGATGAACACTAAGGATGTAAGGATCGACACCCGATTAAACAAGTTTATCTGGTCCCAGGGAATCAG gaaCGTGCCTTTCAGAATCCGCGTTCGCTTGTCCCGCAGAAGAAACGAGGATGAGGATTCTCCACACAAGTTGTACACGATGGTTACCTTCATCCCTGTGTCTAGCTTCAAAAACCTTCAAACTGAGAATGTTGAAGTATCTGAAGAGTAG